One segment of Trichlorobacter ammonificans DNA contains the following:
- a CDS encoding protein-glutamate methylesterase/protein-glutamine glutaminase — MSRKIKVLIVDDSALVRQTLAEILGADPAIEVMATAQDPIVAAQKIAEQVPDVITLDVEMPRMDGLTFLQKLMSQHPIPVVMCSSLTDSGSESALKALEYGAVDIITKPKMGTRQFIEESRIRICDSIKAAASARLTPLRAIREVSPKYTADVIMERPTSKAMVQTTEKVVIIGASTGGTEALSLFLQMLPADTPGTVIVQHMPEHFTAAFAKRLDSICRVTVKEAEDNDSVVRGHVLIAPGNRHTLLKRSGARYYVEVKDGPLVSRHRPSVDVLFRSAARYAGKNAVGVILTGMGDDGAQGMKEMHDAGAFTIAQDEATCVVFGMPNEAIKRGGVNKIMPLEKIAAEVVRQCQL; from the coding sequence ATGTCCCGAAAAATAAAGGTTCTTATTGTCGACGACTCCGCCCTGGTTCGGCAGACCCTCGCCGAAATTCTCGGGGCCGATCCTGCCATCGAGGTGATGGCAACGGCCCAGGACCCCATTGTCGCCGCACAGAAAATCGCCGAGCAGGTGCCGGATGTCATCACCCTCGACGTCGAAATGCCCCGGATGGATGGTCTCACCTTTCTGCAAAAACTGATGAGTCAGCACCCGATCCCGGTGGTGATGTGTTCCAGCCTGACCGACAGCGGCAGTGAAAGCGCCCTGAAGGCTCTGGAATACGGCGCCGTGGATATCATCACCAAGCCCAAGATGGGTACCCGCCAGTTCATCGAAGAGTCCCGCATCCGGATCTGCGACAGCATCAAGGCAGCGGCCTCGGCCCGCCTCACGCCGCTCAGGGCCATCCGGGAGGTCAGCCCCAAGTATACCGCCGACGTGATCATGGAGCGCCCCACCAGCAAGGCGATGGTACAGACCACCGAAAAGGTGGTGATCATCGGTGCCTCCACCGGCGGGACCGAGGCGCTTTCGCTGTTTCTGCAGATGCTGCCGGCCGATACGCCGGGGACGGTAATCGTGCAGCATATGCCGGAACACTTTACCGCTGCCTTTGCCAAACGGCTTGACAGCATCTGCCGGGTCACGGTCAAGGAGGCGGAGGATAACGACTCCGTGGTACGCGGCCATGTGCTGATCGCTCCCGGCAACCGTCACACCCTGCTCAAACGCAGCGGCGCCCGCTATTACGTCGAGGTGAAGGATGGACCGCTGGTTTCACGTCACCGTCCCTCGGTGGATGTGCTGTTCCGCTCCGCGGCCCGGTATGCCGGCAAGAATGCCGTGGGGGTCATCCTGACCGGCATGGGAGACGACGGTGCCCAGGGCATGAAGGAGATGCACGACGCCGGCGCCTTCACCATCGCCCAGGACGAAGCGACCTGCGTGGTGTTCGGCATGCCCAACGAGGCGATCAAGCGGGGCGGCGTGAACAAAATCATGCCCCTGGAGAAAATCGCCGCCGAAGTGGTACGCCAGTGTCAGCTCTGA
- a CDS encoding CheR family methyltransferase has product MTRGRNSGTMIPPLCTMSDREFEQFSRFIYDEAGIKMPPAKKTMLEARLQKRLKALDIHSFREYADFVFSDTGRDQELIHLIDVVTTNKTDFFREPHHFDFLVRHAIPAMRETRDAGESPLNPFRIWSAGCSTGEEPYTMAMVLAEYAASHPGFRFSILASDICTRVLQSAASAVYTEERTDTIPLPLKKKYLLRSKDRSRGLVRIAPVLRSMISFKRVNFMDDHFGIQEKQDVIFCRNVIIYFDKETQAALMRKFHRHLQPGGFLFIGHSETLNGLDVPFTQVGNTVYRRN; this is encoded by the coding sequence ATGACACGTGGCCGGAATAGCGGCACGATGATTCCTCCCCTCTGCACCATGAGCGACCGGGAGTTTGAGCAGTTCAGCAGGTTCATCTACGATGAGGCCGGCATCAAGATGCCCCCGGCCAAGAAGACCATGCTGGAGGCGCGGCTGCAGAAACGTCTCAAGGCGCTGGACATCCACAGCTTCCGGGAGTACGCCGACTTCGTTTTTTCCGATACCGGCCGCGATCAGGAGCTCATCCACCTGATTGATGTGGTTACCACCAACAAGACCGACTTCTTCCGGGAGCCGCACCATTTCGACTTCTTGGTACGTCACGCGATTCCCGCCATGCGGGAAACGCGTGACGCCGGAGAAAGCCCGCTCAATCCGTTCCGCATCTGGAGCGCCGGCTGCTCCACCGGTGAAGAACCGTACACCATGGCCATGGTGCTCGCCGAATACGCCGCCAGCCATCCCGGCTTCCGCTTTTCCATCCTGGCGTCGGATATCTGTACGCGGGTACTGCAATCCGCCGCCAGCGCCGTCTATACGGAGGAGCGGACCGACACCATCCCCCTGCCTCTGAAGAAAAAATACCTGCTGCGCAGCAAGGACCGCAGCCGGGGACTGGTCAGGATCGCTCCGGTGCTGCGCTCCATGATCAGCTTCAAGCGGGTCAACTTCATGGACGACCATTTCGGCATCCAGGAAAAACAGGATGTGATTTTCTGCCGCAACGTCATCATCTACTTCGACAAGGAAACCCAGGCGGCCCTGATGCGGAAATTTCACCGGCACCTGCAGCCGGGCGGTTTTCTGTTCATCGGTCATTCCGAAACCCTGAACGGTCTGGATGTTCCCTTCACCCAGGTCGGCAACACCGTGTATCGCAGAAACTGA